In Malania oleifera isolate guangnan ecotype guangnan chromosome 8, ASM2987363v1, whole genome shotgun sequence, a single window of DNA contains:
- the LOC131161578 gene encoding receptor-like protein kinase 7, whose protein sequence is MSTAVSSRLSYSVLGFFFSSLSLLILCIKADAGELQILLNLKTALQKSNPGVFESWVSTNSVCDFTGITCNSDGAVKEIELSKRGLSGALPIDSICQLKSLEKLSLGFNDFSGNISDGLNNCAGLRYLDLGNNFFTGPFPDISSLKELEYLYLNMSAFSGTFPWKSLNNITGLVQLSVGDNPFQRTPFPGEVLKLYKLDWLYLTNCSLEGKVPMGLGNLTGLKNLEFSGNYLSGEIPADIVKLRNLWQFELYDNYFTGKLPVGFGNLINLENFDASDNSLEGDLSELRLLTNLVSLQLFENEFTGEVPQELGDFRRLVNLSLYANKLTGSLPQKLGSWTDFNFIDVSENALTGSIPPDMCKRGKMKEFLMLQNKLTGEIPESYANCSTLTRFRVNNNSLSGVVPAGIWALPRVTIIDVRLNQLEGSITPAVANAKSLAQLFVGNNRLSGELPPEISKASSLIAIDLSDNQFSGEIPSTIGDLKHLGSLHLQNNMFSGSLPNTLGSCDSLSDINIGHNSLSGVIPSSLGSLPTLNSLNLSGNKLSGQIPASLSSLGLSLLDLSNNKLTGRIPPSLSIEAYNGSFAGNPGLCLPTVSSFRPCSSDSGVSKRYRTLIACFAAGLAILLVLLGYFVHSKRTQKNHNADRSLKEDSWDVKSFQVLSFTEDEILDSIKQENLIGKGGSGNVYRVVLGDGKELAVKHIWNSDPGCRSRSRSSSPMLKKRAGRSREFDAEVETLSSVRHVNLVKLYCSITSEDSSLLVYEYLPNGSLWDLLHTCGKTELDWESRYEIALGAAKGLEYLHHGCERPVIHRDVKSSNILLDEFLKPRIADFGLAKIVQSNAARDSTHVIAGTPGYFAPEYGYTLKVNEKSDVYSFGVVLMELVTGKRPIEAEFGESKDIVNWVCSKLKSRDSVLTLVDQRILQGFKQEATKVLRISILCTARLPEQRPTMRAVVQLLEEAEPCRLVSIVVGKDGELKENEVKRYEEFDPRI, encoded by the exons ATGTCGACGGCTGTTTCTTCCCGGCTAAGCTATTCTGTGCTCggtttcttcttctcctctctttctctgttAATCCTCTGCATCAAAGCTGACGCCGGTGAGCTCCAAATATTATTGAACTTGAAAACCGCGCTACAGAAATCCAACCCAGGGGTGTTCGAATCATGGGTATCGACGAATTCCGTGTGCGATTTCACAGGAATAACCTGCAATTCAGACGGAGCCGTGAAAGAAATTGAACTCTCAAAACGGGGATTATCGGGAGCTCTCCCAATCGATTCAATATGCCAGCTCAAATCTCTGGAGAAGCTCTCACTCGGGTTCAACGATTTCAGCGGAAACATTTCGGATGGTTTGAACAATTGTGCAGGGTTACGGTACTTGGATCTCGGGAACAATTTTTTTACCGGACCGTTTCCGGATATATCTTCCCTGAAAGAATTGGAGTACTTGTATTTGAATATGAGTGCATTTTCCGGTACTTTCCCGTGGAAATCTCTCAATAACATCACGGGTCTTGTGCAATTGAGCGTCGGTGACAATCCGTTCCAGCGAACTCCATTTCCAGGGGAGGTTTTGAAGCTTTACAAATTGGATTGGCTTTATCTAACCAACTGCAGCCTCGAAGGGAAAGTTCCAATGGGACTCGGAAATCTTACAGGGCTGAAAAATTTGGAGTTCTCCGGCAATTATTTATCAGGGGAAATTCCGGCGGATATTGTGAAGCTACGAAACCTCTGGCAGTTCGAGCTCTACGATAATTATTTCACCGGGAAACTTCCGGTTGGGTTCGGAAACCTTATCAATCTCGAGAATTTTGATGCTTCGGACAACAGTCTCGAAGGTGATCTTTCCGAGCTGAGGCTGTTGACTAATCTGGTTTCTCTACAATTGTTTGAAAATGAGTTCACCGGAGAAGTACCGCAAGAGCTCGGGGACTTCCGGAGACTTGTGAACCTATCTCTGTACGCGAACAAGCTGACAGGTTCGCTTCCTCAGAAGCTTGGGTCGTGGACGGACTTTAATTTCATCGACGTGTCGGAGAACGCGCTGACGGGCTCGATTCCGCCGGATATGTGCAAGCGCGGTAAGATGAAGGAATTTCTGATGCTTCAGAACAAACTCACCGGCGAAATTCCGGAAAGCTATGCGAACTGCTCGACGTTGACTCGATTTCGGGTCAACAACAACTCGCTTTCCGGGGTTGTGCCGGCTGGGATTTGGGCCTTGCCCCGGGTGACCATAATTGACGTCAGATTGAACCAACTCGAAGGTTCAATTACGCCCGCCGTCGCGAATGCCAAATCTCTGGCGCAACTTTTCGTTGGAAACAATCGATTATCCGGTGAATTGCCACCAGAGATATCCAAAGCGTCCTCTCTGATTGCAATTGATCTGAGTGACAATCAATTTTCCGGCGAAATCCCGAGCACAATCGGCGACCTGAAACATCTGGGCAGTCTCCATTTGCAGAACAACATGTTCTCTGGTTCATTGCCGAACACATTAGGATCTTGCGATTCTCTTTCCGACATAAACATAGGCCACAATTCCCTTTCCGGCGTAATACCATCCTCACTTGGGTCTCTCCCTACTCTGAATTCCTTGAACTTATCGGGAAACAAACTCTCCGGTCAAATCCCGGCGAGTCTCTCATCTCTGGGTCTAAGCCTGCTCGATCTATCCAACAACAAATTGACCGGCCGCATACCTCCATCTCTGTCAATCGAAGCCTACAACGGCAGCTTTGCCGGGAACCCTGGTCTCTGCCTCCCGACCGTCAGTTCCTTCCGGCCGTGTTCATCCGATTCCGGTGTCTCCAAACGGTATCGCACACTCATTGCTTGCTTCGCCGCCGGTCTAGCAATCCTATTAGTTTTACTCGGATACTTCGTCCACTCCAAGAGAACCCAAAAGAACCACAACGCGGACCGTTCACTGAAGGAAGACTCCTGGGACGTGAAATCCTTCCAGGTTCTGAGCTTCACGGAGGACGAGATTCTCGATTCCATCAAGCAAGAGAACCTCATCGGCAAGGGGGGCTCCGGCAACGTGTACAGAGTCGTGCTCGGCGACGGGAAGGAACTCGCCGTGAAACACATATGGAACTCCGACCCCGGGTGCCGTAGCCGGAGCCGGAGTAGTTCTCCGATGCTGAAGAAGCGCGCCGGGAGATCGCGAGAATTCGACGCCGAGGTGGAGACGCTGAGCTCGGTGCGGCACGTGAACTTAGTGAAGCTGTACTGTAGCATTACCAGCGAAGATTCGAGTCTGCTGGTGTACGAGTACCTGCCGAACGGGAGCTTGTGGGACCTGCTGCACACGTGTGGGAAGACGGAGCTGGACTGGGAGAGCCGGTACGAAATCGCGCTGGGAGCCGCGAAAGGGTTAGAATATTTACATCACGGTTGCGAGAGGCCCGTGATCCACAGGGATGTCAAATCCAGCAACATTCTCTTGGACGAGTTCTTGAAGCCCAGAATTGCGGATTTTGGGCTCGCTAAGATTGTCCAGTCCAATGCCGCCAGGGACTCCACCCATGTCATCGCGGGAACCCCTGGCTATTTTGCTCCTG AATATGGATATACGCTCAAGGTGAATGAGAAGAGCGATGTATACAGCTTCGGGGTGGTTCTAATGGAGCTAGTGACCGGGAAGAGGCCGATAGAGGCGGAGTTCGGCGAGAGCAAGGACATAGTGAACTGGGTTTGCAGCAAGCTGAAAAGTAGAGACAGCGTGTTAACTCTCGTGGACCAAAGAATTCTACAAGGTTTCAAGCAGGAAGCCACCAAAGTATTGAGAATTTCAATTCTGTGCACGGCGAGGCTGCCGGAGCAGAGGCCTACGATGAGGGCTGTGGTTCAACTCTTGGAGGAGGCAGAGCCATGCAGATTGGTCAGCATTGTAGTCGGGAAAGATGGTGAATTGAAGGAAAATGAAGTGAAGAGATATGAGGAGTTTGATCCCAGGATTTGA